One window from the genome of Haloprofundus halobius encodes:
- a CDS encoding DUF7342 family protein, protein MTEFDPAPASSDAQRRWQMGTDTFGRVYDVVLGVTSPTAYTEIAELADCSPNAAKKHLDRLAEMGIARADRDSRPATYKRNEGYLEWQDASRIATELSVEAIIDRVEALEAQRTEYEAQFETSDPTAVNVFDHDSHETIHERMTAVSEWQGVIRDIRLYELARQLSQNDGHLIPA, encoded by the coding sequence ATGACCGAGTTCGATCCGGCCCCCGCGTCCAGCGATGCTCAGCGACGGTGGCAGATGGGAACAGACACGTTTGGTCGTGTCTACGACGTCGTCCTCGGGGTCACCTCTCCGACTGCGTACACCGAAATCGCTGAGCTTGCGGACTGCTCTCCAAACGCCGCGAAAAAGCATCTCGACCGTTTGGCGGAGATGGGCATCGCCCGAGCCGATAGAGACAGCCGCCCGGCAACATACAAACGAAACGAGGGGTATCTCGAATGGCAGGACGCCAGTCGAATCGCAACCGAGCTCTCTGTCGAAGCAATCATCGACCGCGTGGAGGCGCTTGAAGCCCAGCGAACGGAATACGAAGCCCAATTCGAAACGTCAGACCCAACAGCCGTCAACGTGTTTGATCACGATAGTCACGAAACCATTCACGAGCGGATGACCGCAGTCAGCGAGTGGCAGGGCGTGATTCGCGACATCAGGCTGTACGAACTTGCTCGCCAGCTCTCCCAGAACGACGGGCATCTGATTCCAGCGTAG
- a CDS encoding DUF91 domain-containing protein, translating into MIFSVDKDTQSLNHLPEHQFSSLGILERQDLEEWVIDEPRILGEELLVVTSEFEGFEDTADRLDVLALDTSGKLVVVELKRDKADKTTDLQAIKYASYCSTLTAEDVQKEYRTFWNTRDNEEYSPEDVGADFVEFLDRNLGGEYVTKTEDGWADFELSDKPRILLAAGEYGIEITSPVMWLIEEYGVDITCVRIEAHEHQGRILLNTQQVIPVTEAEEYMTRRRQKQEKQTQSGEYKTTLSVLLERDVLAPGDIVVFDKARVPDQANREWDPEDDFWRGRVTENRGQSDALEWLYDNELCSFTGAAKELLHELVERDRDKVLSGYEYWTHPEFEYERLYNLRDQAVTGDKRQ; encoded by the coding sequence ATGATATTTTCTGTTGACAAGGATACTCAATCTCTCAACCACCTTCCTGAACATCAGTTCTCATCACTAGGGATACTCGAACGGCAAGACCTCGAGGAGTGGGTCATCGATGAACCACGCATTCTGGGTGAAGAACTTCTCGTGGTCACATCTGAGTTTGAAGGCTTCGAGGATACAGCCGACCGACTTGACGTCCTTGCTCTTGACACATCCGGGAAACTCGTTGTCGTCGAACTCAAGCGAGACAAAGCAGACAAAACGACCGACCTCCAAGCGATAAAATACGCCAGCTATTGCTCTACACTAACAGCCGAGGACGTTCAAAAAGAGTATCGAACCTTTTGGAATACGAGAGACAACGAGGAGTACTCTCCAGAGGATGTTGGTGCAGATTTCGTTGAGTTCCTCGATAGGAATCTCGGTGGAGAGTACGTAACCAAGACAGAGGATGGATGGGCCGATTTCGAGTTGAGCGATAAGCCACGTATTCTGCTTGCTGCAGGCGAGTATGGCATCGAAATCACTTCTCCGGTCATGTGGCTCATCGAGGAGTATGGAGTCGACATCACGTGTGTCCGTATCGAGGCCCACGAACACCAAGGCCGAATCTTACTCAATACACAGCAGGTTATCCCGGTCACAGAAGCCGAAGAGTACATGACCAGACGCCGACAGAAACAGGAGAAGCAGACGCAAAGTGGCGAATATAAAACGACTCTCTCAGTACTTCTTGAACGGGATGTGTTGGCTCCCGGTGACATCGTCGTATTCGACAAAGCGAGAGTACCCGATCAAGCCAACAGAGAGTGGGACCCTGAGGATGATTTCTGGCGCGGACGTGTCACCGAAAATCGGGGGCAATCTGACGCGCTAGAGTGGCTCTATGACAACGAACTGTGTTCTTTTACTGGGGCAGCGAAGGAATTGCTTCACGAATTGGTGGAACGAGATCGAGACAAGGTACTTAGTGGATATGAGTATTGGACTCATCCTGAGTTCGAGTATGAGCGCCTCTATAACTTGCGTGACCAGGCTGTGACTGGTGACAAGCGGCAGTAG
- a CDS encoding transcription initiation factor IIB, translating to MTTRNVYTTTFDESNGQTIQTKHCPECDGRLRTEGGEHRCSECGLIVNEYWIDKTAEPRVFSSEERSRKRTGAPLTVSRHDRGLSTEIGYKTDGYGKTLSGKRQREFGRLRKQQNRARFGSKQERNLAHGFGEIKRMSSALGVDESVTEFASQIFRTAQKENLLVGRSIESMTAASLYAACRCTNVTRTLDEVAQVAACRRGRVKNDYKVLNAELGLATVVQRPKQLVPRIASVCDVSRLAERQALELADIAWDEGVANGRAPSGIAAACISMAVDEFGEAVTQAEIAEAAGTSPVTLRERYEDLQGVGI from the coding sequence ATGACGACGAGAAATGTCTACACCACAACGTTTGACGAATCGAACGGACAGACCATCCAAACCAAACACTGCCCCGAATGTGACGGCAGACTCCGAACTGAAGGCGGTGAACACCGGTGTAGCGAGTGCGGGCTGATTGTCAACGAATACTGGATTGACAAAACGGCTGAGCCACGTGTCTTTTCATCGGAAGAGCGGAGTCGAAAACGGACTGGGGCGCCGTTGACAGTAAGTCGGCACGATCGGGGACTGTCGACCGAAATCGGCTACAAAACGGACGGATACGGCAAGACGCTCTCAGGTAAAAGACAACGAGAGTTCGGCCGGCTTCGAAAGCAGCAGAACCGGGCGCGGTTCGGCTCAAAACAGGAGCGAAACCTCGCACATGGGTTTGGTGAGATCAAGCGGATGAGCAGTGCGCTCGGAGTTGACGAAAGCGTGACCGAGTTCGCCTCACAAATATTCAGAACGGCTCAAAAAGAGAACCTCCTCGTCGGACGATCAATTGAGTCGATGACAGCGGCAAGTCTGTACGCAGCGTGTCGATGTACGAATGTGACTCGGACGCTCGATGAAGTTGCACAGGTGGCTGCGTGTCGACGCGGGCGCGTGAAGAACGACTACAAAGTGCTCAACGCCGAGTTGGGGTTAGCGACAGTGGTACAGCGACCGAAGCAACTCGTGCCGCGGATTGCGTCTGTGTGTGATGTCTCACGACTGGCCGAACGGCAGGCACTCGAACTTGCAGATATCGCCTGGGATGAGGGAGTAGCGAACGGGCGAGCGCCTTCAGGCATTGCAGCAGCGTGTATCTCCATGGCCGTCGACGAATTCGGTGAGGCAGTCACGCAGGCAGAGATTGCAGAGGCAGCTGGGACGTCTCCTGTGACGCTTCGAGAGCGATACGAGGACCTGCAGGGAGTGGGGATATGA
- a CDS encoding ribonuclease HI family protein, with amino-acid sequence MTDESLPVEHLSPLAILVDEVLAEVGYEMTVAVDVIDDAVPGFGGLFDPTTTRAELRDALEDLLASELTRPPLLEPNGDSFVLYVDGSSRGNPGPAGAGAVIMDASEEQLANLGRPVGSHAGNNTAEYVALRLGLSELLTRYEPHSLEVRIDSMTVIRDVWEGNDPTEPGVETYSEAVEAALSSVPEHRYTHLADNDPNPADALATVGADIAGFGP; translated from the coding sequence ATGACCGACGAATCTCTTCCAGTCGAACACCTTTCGCCTCTCGCCATCCTCGTCGACGAGGTACTCGCGGAGGTCGGCTACGAGATGACAGTCGCTGTCGATGTGATCGATGACGCTGTCCCCGGTTTCGGCGGCCTGTTCGACCCCACGACGACCCGGGCAGAGCTACGAGACGCGCTCGAAGACCTGCTGGCATCGGAACTCACTCGACCACCTCTCCTCGAGCCAAACGGCGATTCCTTCGTTCTCTACGTCGATGGGAGTTCACGCGGCAACCCAGGTCCCGCTGGTGCGGGCGCTGTCATCATGGACGCTTCGGAGGAACAACTCGCTAATCTCGGCCGACCGGTAGGTTCCCACGCGGGGAACAACACCGCCGAGTACGTCGCCCTCCGGCTCGGGCTCTCCGAACTGTTGACTCGCTATGAGCCGCACAGTTTGGAAGTGCGTATCGACTCGATGACGGTCATCCGAGATGTCTGGGAGGGAAACGACCCAACGGAACCGGGCGTCGAGACGTACAGCGAGGCCGTCGAAGCGGCTCTGTCTAGCGTCCCGGAACACCGGTACACGCATCTCGCTGACAACGACCCGAATCCCGCTGATGCGTTAGCGACGGTCGGTGCCGACATCGCGGGGTTTGGGCCCTGA
- a CDS encoding ATP-binding protein yields MTFFDRVEELNALTSAFESPNSDFVVVYGRRRVGKTELLKEFCVERPHIYFLAAQEAENRQREKFVEQVASYFDERVPRIDGWDDAFEYLAEKLHADDLVVVIDEFPYLVAENDSIPSYLQGFVDEHLQETDSMLVLCGSSVSTMESEVLGHESPLYGRRTAQLDVQPFSFKQAREVIAYDAVDAVRSYAITGGTPMYLTLFDYEQSLRENVRSQILSPTAVLYNEPEFLLRTELRSPARYMSILEAIALGHTTPNEISGTTGINPGPLSKYLQTLRRLRLIEREVPVTASGKKSKRSRYGIADEFLRFWFRYVEPNRSSIEEAPAVVYDGTIAPDLPTHVATTFEDVCQEAVWESIRRGEFEPYSEVGRWWYKEDEIDIVGLAPNDDRILLAECKWTSEPVGDALVENLRAKAGNVRWGPSDREEQFALFSKRGFVDGLEEDLPETWSLFTLEDIDTMFSHEEVSRRQT; encoded by the coding sequence ATGACCTTTTTCGACCGGGTTGAGGAACTCAACGCACTCACGTCAGCGTTTGAATCTCCAAACTCTGATTTTGTTGTTGTCTACGGACGACGCCGCGTCGGCAAGACAGAACTACTCAAAGAATTCTGTGTTGAACGGCCACACATCTACTTTCTTGCCGCACAGGAAGCCGAGAATCGGCAACGTGAAAAGTTCGTTGAGCAAGTCGCGAGCTACTTCGACGAACGCGTTCCACGAATTGACGGTTGGGACGACGCCTTCGAATACCTTGCAGAAAAGCTCCACGCCGACGACCTGGTAGTCGTCATCGACGAATTCCCGTATCTCGTTGCAGAGAATGACTCGATTCCATCATACTTGCAAGGATTCGTCGACGAGCACCTCCAAGAGACAGACTCGATGCTGGTCCTCTGTGGCTCGAGCGTAAGCACGATGGAGTCAGAAGTGCTCGGCCACGAAAGTCCGTTATACGGCCGCCGTACCGCACAACTTGATGTACAGCCCTTCTCATTCAAACAGGCACGAGAGGTCATCGCCTACGATGCCGTGGATGCAGTTCGTTCATACGCGATTACCGGTGGGACACCGATGTACCTCACGCTCTTTGACTACGAGCAGTCACTCCGAGAAAACGTCCGATCGCAGATATTGTCGCCGACAGCGGTGTTGTACAACGAACCAGAGTTCCTGCTTCGAACCGAGCTTCGCAGTCCAGCCCGGTATATGAGTATCCTCGAAGCAATCGCACTCGGGCATACAACACCAAACGAGATTTCAGGGACGACTGGCATAAACCCGGGCCCACTCTCAAAATATTTGCAGACGCTTCGGCGGCTGCGGCTCATCGAGCGGGAAGTCCCTGTAACTGCGTCGGGCAAGAAGTCAAAGCGATCACGGTATGGGATTGCCGACGAGTTCCTCCGATTCTGGTTTCGGTACGTTGAGCCGAATCGTTCGAGCATTGAGGAGGCGCCTGCTGTCGTCTATGACGGAACGATTGCACCTGATCTCCCAACTCACGTCGCAACCACGTTCGAAGACGTGTGTCAGGAAGCCGTCTGGGAATCGATTCGACGCGGTGAGTTCGAGCCGTATTCAGAAGTTGGGCGATGGTGGTACAAAGAAGACGAAATCGATATTGTTGGGCTTGCGCCGAACGACGACCGGATACTGCTTGCTGAATGTAAGTGGACGTCAGAACCTGTCGGAGACGCGCTTGTTGAGAATTTACGCGCGAAAGCGGGGAACGTCCGGTGGGGACCAAGTGATCGGGAAGAGCAATTCGCGCTGTTTTCGAAGCGTGGCTTCGTAGACGGTCTCGAAGAAGATCTTCCCGAAACGTGGTCACTATTCACGCTCGAAGATATTGACACTATGTTTTCTCACGAAGAGGTCTCGCGACGGCAAACGTGA
- a CDS encoding RNA 2'-phosphotransferase, giving the protein MIRVCDDHGYFAEEDCPVCGNEGKPVLNEKRRRQLSKFISGALRHFPNDVGLSIDSQGWTSYDSLIDTVTGKYAWAESGHVEAVVATDEKGRFERRNDRIRAAYGHSIDVDLEATESTVPDRLYHGTDPEVLDSIFEEGLRPMSRQYVHLSETVEEARAVGQRHADNPVVLAVDANAMKRDGYQIDRRGEGTYTVERVPSKYVDDRVRSE; this is encoded by the coding sequence GTGATTCGGGTCTGCGACGACCATGGTTATTTCGCTGAGGAGGACTGCCCCGTCTGCGGTAATGAAGGAAAGCCCGTACTCAACGAAAAGCGACGACGTCAACTCTCGAAGTTCATCAGCGGTGCGTTACGTCACTTCCCCAACGACGTCGGTCTATCCATCGATTCACAGGGATGGACGAGTTACGATTCCCTCATCGATACTGTCACAGGCAAGTACGCGTGGGCTGAGTCCGGGCACGTAGAGGCAGTCGTTGCAACCGACGAAAAGGGGCGATTTGAGCGTCGAAATGATCGGATTCGTGCCGCCTACGGGCATTCAATCGATGTCGATCTCGAAGCGACCGAGTCGACAGTACCAGATCGACTGTATCACGGAACCGACCCAGAGGTGCTTGATTCGATTTTCGAGGAGGGATTGCGACCGATGTCACGGCAGTACGTACATCTCTCAGAAACGGTTGAGGAGGCGCGTGCTGTCGGGCAGAGACACGCTGACAATCCAGTTGTGCTCGCTGTCGACGCCAACGCGATGAAACGAGATGGATATCAAATCGACCGGCGAGGTGAGGGAACGTATACTGTTGAGCGTGTTCCGTCCAAATATGTCGATGACCGTGTTCGATCCGAATGA
- a CDS encoding DUF7342 family protein has protein sequence MEEPRDDLKATPHERGEKPDFDALTSPEDVVRGERTRDDFFDAVLALNRPTPVDEVADLAGHGVDAAREYLKWFERMGIATRVTTSPATYERNDEFLRWRRVQTLRNQYTSNELLGFLEDETEREQSYAAEFGVESPEEVSLSQFAAESDRSLEAVWDDISMWKTTQRRITLLEQALSGSDGSVERSTA, from the coding sequence ATGGAGGAACCACGCGACGACCTGAAGGCTACCCCCCACGAGCGTGGTGAGAAACCGGACTTCGATGCCTTGACGTCACCTGAGGATGTCGTCCGCGGCGAACGCACACGCGACGATTTCTTCGATGCAGTCCTTGCACTTAATCGCCCTACACCTGTCGACGAAGTCGCTGACCTCGCTGGTCATGGAGTCGACGCGGCGCGTGAATATCTGAAGTGGTTCGAGCGAATGGGAATCGCCACACGAGTCACGACGTCACCAGCGACGTACGAACGCAACGACGAATTCCTCCGGTGGCGACGTGTCCAGACACTTCGCAATCAGTATACGAGTAACGAATTGCTCGGATTCCTCGAAGACGAGACAGAGCGCGAACAATCGTACGCGGCTGAATTCGGCGTCGAGTCTCCAGAGGAGGTCTCTCTTTCGCAGTTTGCAGCTGAGTCCGATCGTTCCCTCGAGGCTGTCTGGGATGACATCTCAATGTGGAAGACAACGCAGCGCCGTATCACGCTTCTCGAACAGGCGTTGTCCGGCTCTGACGGCTCAGTTGAACGCAGCACGGCATGA
- a CDS encoding DNA-binding protein: MSSKHVTSNVVSVDEQAFEQSDGQTVDEDGFEVVDETPEFQPTVQMEIQAKVDANHPNGMVDTSEERIYGVTLEQEERIRARETELERISARATFGTQDGREKRTREVVAQQSAARRVEFQRRAASVNPVFDPDRPDPRVEISQEQLAAVNTQAMRLAEKLDGWSQAAVSRRLAEVVVDGKDMMSAVVGVFEELQTAPGHVVPIGKLEDVNRREVSIEGRVETLWEPSSPKIAQVGLICDESGKTKVTVWERSNQPWMSEGERVRIHGAARNWYNGRVSLAVTGWSTVLFPERDRWWE, translated from the coding sequence ATGTCGAGTAAGCACGTAACCAGTAATGTAGTTTCGGTCGATGAACAGGCATTCGAACAGTCGGACGGACAGACGGTCGACGAGGACGGATTCGAGGTCGTCGATGAGACGCCGGAGTTCCAGCCAACGGTACAGATGGAGATTCAGGCGAAAGTCGATGCGAACCACCCAAACGGGATGGTCGACACCAGCGAGGAACGAATCTACGGTGTAACCCTCGAACAAGAAGAGCGCATCAGAGCGCGGGAAACTGAGTTGGAGCGTATTAGTGCCCGAGCGACGTTCGGAACGCAGGACGGTCGTGAGAAGCGGACGCGAGAGGTCGTTGCACAACAGAGCGCAGCACGGCGTGTGGAGTTCCAGCGGCGTGCGGCGAGCGTGAATCCGGTGTTCGACCCGGATCGTCCGGACCCTCGTGTCGAGATTTCCCAAGAGCAGTTGGCGGCGGTGAACACTCAAGCGATGCGATTAGCAGAGAAGTTGGATGGGTGGTCGCAGGCGGCGGTCAGTCGGCGGTTGGCCGAAGTCGTGGTCGATGGGAAAGATATGATGAGCGCAGTCGTCGGGGTGTTCGAGGAGTTGCAGACGGCACCTGGGCACGTGGTTCCGATTGGGAAGCTTGAGGACGTGAATCGAAGAGAGGTGAGCATCGAAGGACGTGTCGAGACGTTGTGGGAGCCGAGTTCTCCAAAGATTGCGCAGGTGGGACTGATCTGTGATGAGAGTGGGAAGACGAAAGTGACCGTCTGGGAGCGTTCAAATCAGCCGTGGATGAGCGAGGGCGAGCGGGTTCGGATTCATGGTGCAGCGCGGAATTGGTACAATGGGCGTGTTTCGTTGGCGGTGACCGGCTGGAGTACGGTGTTGTTCCCTGAGCGTGACCGGTGGTGGGAGTAG
- a CDS encoding DUF3006 domain-containing protein, with protein MTEKTYTLVLDRFEEDDAVLLVEEDGDLVDEIVLPKAMLPVDGQHQDALFSVQHTSETVTELQYDSEQTQERKESAQGRFDRLSQRLPSEDMDET; from the coding sequence ATGACCGAAAAGACATACACACTCGTACTTGACCGATTCGAAGAGGACGACGCGGTCCTGTTGGTCGAAGAAGACGGCGACCTCGTCGACGAAATCGTCCTCCCCAAAGCGATGCTTCCGGTCGACGGACAACATCAGGATGCACTCTTCTCGGTTCAGCATACAAGTGAGACAGTAACGGAACTGCAGTACGATTCGGAGCAAACACAGGAGCGCAAAGAGAGTGCGCAAGGACGATTCGATCGACTTTCGCAGCGTCTTCCAAGCGAAGACATGGACGAAACCTAA
- a CDS encoding MBL fold metallo-hydrolase, which translates to MTGQRAFLALVVALLVIVSGCAGGGVTDSSLESETTSPTTAASTHTATESTSTANGTVDVHYINVGQSASTLIVTPQNETILIDTGDWRNDGEYVLEYLKQQNITRIDHLVTSHADADHIGGHAAVIEYYETQANGVGAVYDPGLSSSSQTYEEYLDAVETYDVPLYQVASDDTLPVAGVNVSVLAPPEEPLAGGQRNENSIALMVTHGEQRFLFTGDAESEGEEYLVEKYGSKLNATVFQAGHHGSRSSSSDALLEASSPQVAVISSAYDSQYGHPHNETLTRFADRSIPAYWTAVHGNVVISSDGENLTVSTQRNATTDPTELRSADPIEPGSDDPVAERTTLTGGISDPEPIGTDGGTETSTPTETPDESTDAALALVDVHADAEGNDNENLNDEYLVFENTGDDSLDMSGWTIEDEAGHTYTVPSGFTLEPDAQVTLYTGSGTDSDTELYWGSSSAIWNNGGDTVIVTDDTGTGVLEESYE; encoded by the coding sequence ATGACCGGTCAACGGGCATTCCTTGCTCTCGTCGTTGCACTACTCGTCATTGTATCAGGATGTGCAGGGGGTGGGGTGACAGATTCGTCACTAGAATCAGAAACCACGTCGCCAACAACCGCTGCTTCGACCCACACGGCGACCGAATCAACATCCACCGCAAACGGTACCGTAGATGTCCATTATATCAACGTGGGGCAGTCAGCGAGCACACTCATCGTCACGCCACAGAATGAGACAATACTCATCGATACGGGTGACTGGCGTAATGACGGAGAGTACGTCCTCGAGTATTTGAAGCAACAGAACATCACCCGAATCGATCACCTCGTCACATCACACGCAGACGCTGATCATATTGGTGGGCACGCGGCCGTTATCGAGTACTACGAAACACAAGCTAATGGTGTTGGTGCCGTCTACGATCCTGGACTCTCGTCGAGTTCACAAACGTACGAAGAGTACCTTGATGCAGTAGAGACATACGACGTCCCGCTCTACCAGGTTGCCTCGGACGACACACTCCCCGTTGCAGGCGTAAACGTCTCTGTTCTTGCCCCACCAGAGGAACCTCTCGCAGGTGGGCAACGAAACGAGAACAGTATCGCGCTGATGGTGACACATGGTGAGCAACGATTCCTCTTTACTGGTGACGCTGAATCTGAAGGTGAGGAGTATCTCGTCGAGAAATACGGCTCCAAGCTCAACGCGACTGTTTTCCAGGCAGGTCATCACGGAAGCCGGTCAAGCAGTAGTGATGCTTTGCTTGAAGCGAGTTCGCCACAGGTCGCCGTTATCTCTAGTGCCTACGACTCTCAGTACGGGCATCCACATAACGAGACACTCACTCGATTCGCCGACCGTTCGATCCCGGCCTACTGGACGGCAGTTCACGGCAATGTAGTCATTTCGAGTGATGGTGAGAACCTCACCGTCTCAACGCAACGGAACGCGACAACGGACCCAACCGAACTGCGCTCCGCAGATCCAATCGAACCGGGAAGCGATGATCCGGTTGCAGAGCGTACCACGTTAACTGGCGGGATCAGCGACCCAGAGCCAATTGGCACCGATGGCGGAACAGAGACGTCGACGCCAACTGAGACTCCTGACGAGTCGACCGATGCAGCACTCGCACTCGTAGACGTTCATGCGGACGCTGAAGGGAATGACAACGAGAACCTCAATGACGAATATCTCGTCTTCGAAAATACGGGCGACGACTCGCTCGATATGTCCGGTTGGACCATCGAAGACGAAGCGGGACACACGTATACCGTTCCCTCAGGCTTCACTCTTGAGCCTGATGCGCAAGTAACACTCTATACGGGGAGTGGGACGGATTCAGACACAGAGCTCTACTGGGGATCCAGTAGCGCAATCTGGAACAACGGCGGTGATACGGTGATCGTTACTGACGATACCGGGACTGGGGTACTGGAGGAGAGCTACGAATGA
- a CDS encoding DUF7344 domain-containing protein: MTSNEDESDDSASESTDSMKDTPLEEIPLSVDAMLDILANSPRRHLLEYLRDQPEGTATVEEATKVFLTQLARESGQQPNHDDAQVDLHHHHLPKLADAGVIEYDVRTQTIRYRPHDRLEELHDLIQDFLEE; this comes from the coding sequence ATGACAAGCAACGAGGACGAGTCGGATGATTCAGCGTCCGAGTCGACGGATTCAATGAAGGACACTCCTCTCGAAGAGATACCACTCTCGGTGGATGCGATGCTGGATATCCTGGCAAACAGTCCCCGTCGTCACTTGCTGGAGTACCTGCGAGACCAGCCGGAGGGGACCGCCACGGTCGAGGAAGCCACCAAAGTCTTTCTCACGCAGCTTGCCAGAGAGAGTGGCCAACAGCCGAACCACGACGACGCGCAGGTCGACCTACATCATCATCACCTCCCGAAGTTAGCGGACGCCGGCGTCATAGAGTACGACGTCCGCACACAGACGATTCGTTACCGACCCCACGATCGGCTCGAAGAACTACACGACCTCATTCAGGACTTCCTGGAGGAGTAA
- a CDS encoding helix-turn-helix domain-containing protein, with protein MAIEASFTIEQSDFPLSAVFEQLTDVTIELDRVVPTGEAVVPYFWISADDTAKLTTDLSADLGINQVKVIDQLEKQMFVRIDWNLNYESILTAIVNTDITLLSGIGNNKQWTFEVRASEQQGLSDFQTYCQENGIPVELTELHAISSIRSDREFNLTDGQRKALVLAYSRGYFDSPRDATQGDLADELKITRKAVSSRLQRGIRRLVASTLVTPDE; from the coding sequence ATGGCTATTGAGGCCTCATTCACTATCGAGCAGTCGGATTTCCCGTTGAGTGCTGTTTTCGAGCAATTAACCGATGTAACTATTGAGTTAGACCGGGTTGTACCAACGGGTGAGGCGGTTGTCCCCTATTTCTGGATTTCTGCCGATGACACGGCTAAACTCACCACAGATTTGAGTGCTGATCTTGGTATCAATCAGGTCAAAGTAATCGATCAACTGGAGAAACAGATGTTTGTTCGTATTGATTGGAATCTCAACTATGAGAGTATTCTGACGGCTATCGTCAACACCGATATTACGCTCCTTTCTGGAATTGGAAACAACAAGCAATGGACGTTTGAGGTCCGTGCAAGCGAACAACAGGGCCTCTCAGATTTCCAGACGTACTGTCAAGAGAACGGTATTCCGGTTGAGCTTACTGAGCTACACGCTATTTCGTCGATCAGGTCTGATCGGGAGTTCAATCTAACAGATGGCCAACGGAAAGCGTTGGTACTGGCGTATTCCCGTGGATACTTTGACTCGCCGCGAGACGCAACTCAAGGAGATCTCGCAGACGAACTCAAGATCACCCGGAAAGCGGTCTCATCACGGTTACAACGCGGTATTCGACGTCTCGTAGCGAGTACCCTGGTGACTCCCGACGAGTGA
- a CDS encoding HalOD1 output domain-containing protein, whose translation MLMEPPQEILAGKITPSMSVIEFDVDTECFRATYDSTRDSASSAVVGVVATALDRDPLHLTPLQSTIETDALEKLATESSNGLGNCVSISFCYEGFDVTVSSNGIIEATPTENT comes from the coding sequence ATGTTGATGGAACCCCCCCAAGAGATTCTGGCTGGTAAAATCACACCGTCGATGAGTGTTATTGAATTCGATGTGGATACAGAATGTTTCCGGGCGACGTACGACAGTACTCGTGACTCGGCGAGTTCAGCAGTCGTTGGAGTTGTTGCGACCGCTCTTGACAGGGACCCACTGCATTTGACCCCGCTCCAGTCTACTATTGAAACAGACGCTCTTGAGAAACTGGCTACAGAGTCATCTAACGGTCTCGGGAACTGTGTTAGTATTTCGTTCTGTTACGAGGGTTTTGACGTGACAGTAAGCAGCAACGGAATTATTGAGGCAACCCCCACCGAGAACACATAA
- a CDS encoding DoxX family protein, with amino-acid sequence MSANNIPTTTVNSFESSIGGYTIRGQAHSLSAWFVLALRLVIGFAFLYSGVTKVLGGFASQGYLANVAATNGNPLAGVFLWMSQTPWFVSFVDIAVPWGEVAIGLGIMVGLLTRLAAFFGAMMMVLFYFGNWDLAHGFINSDFMYALVFLAVAAFGAGRILGLDALVERYEIDGVALIEKYPKLDYILG; translated from the coding sequence ATGTCTGCAAACAACATTCCAACAACTACTGTAAATTCCTTTGAGAGCTCCATCGGTGGCTACACTATTCGCGGACAGGCCCACAGCCTTAGTGCGTGGTTCGTCCTCGCACTCCGACTCGTCATCGGCTTCGCGTTTCTCTACTCGGGAGTGACGAAGGTCCTCGGTGGATTCGCCTCGCAAGGCTACCTCGCGAACGTCGCCGCGACCAACGGCAACCCGCTCGCGGGCGTGTTCCTGTGGATGAGCCAGACGCCGTGGTTCGTCAGCTTCGTCGACATCGCCGTCCCGTGGGGTGAGGTCGCCATCGGCCTCGGCATCATGGTCGGCCTGTTGACCCGCCTGGCGGCGTTCTTCGGGGCAATGATGATGGTCCTCTTCTACTTCGGGAACTGGGACCTTGCGCACGGATTCATCAACAGCGACTTCATGTACGCGTTGGTGTTCCTCGCGGTCGCAGCGTTCGGTGCTGGCCGCATCCTCGGCCTCGACGCACTCGTCGAACGCTACGAGATCGACGGCGTCGCGCTCATCGAGAAGTACCCGAAGCTCGACTACATCCTCGGGTAG